The genomic region TTGAGTACACTGTCACACGGCGGAAGTCGATTCGCCAGCAGGCGATCCTGTTGCGGAAAGCAATCACTGGTGAGTTGGACGAGTATCATGCCCTGACCTTCTCAAAATAATCATGCGCTTAGCAATTACATACGACGTCAGCGACGACGGGAATCGGCGGCAGGTGTATCAAACGCTCCAACGATATGGAGCATGGCGACAATTCAGTGTTTTTGAAGTCGATATTACCAAAGCCGAGCGTGTTGAGCTTGAAAACGAGCTGGAAGCCAAAATCGAACCCAATGACGGTGATCGCGTTCGGATCTATCGGTTGTGTAAGGCCTGTCAGGACAAGACGACCAATCTTGGTATGGAACCACCTGATGAGCAATCGAACGTGCTCTAGATTAGACTACTTCAACCCTTATTAAATGACTGTACAGCCACAGTCAACGTAATAGGGGTATGATTTTGACTCCTGAGAAAGCTTTTTGAGTATTATACCCGTATTTTAACCCCCTGTTGCAACGAAGAGAAAACCCGCTAAGGGATTGAAACCCTTCTAATTTGGTGCACCGTTGAGACAGTGACATCGTTGCAACGAAGAGAAAACCCGCTAAGGGATTGAAACAAACCGAGTGACTGCCAGGCGTCTCCTGCCTGCCGGTTGCAACGAAGAGAAAACCCGCTAAGGGATTGAAACGGGATTGAAGTAGCTCCCGGAATTCTCCCGCTTTAATGTTGCAACGAAGAGAAAACCCGCTAAGGGATTGAAACAAGCCGAATCGCTGGGTCAATTGAACATACTACGGTGGGTTGCAACGAAGAGAAAACCCGCTAAGGGATTGAAACGCTATCATCATCGTCACCGCCACCACCGAATGATGGCGTTGCAACGAAGAGAAAACCCGCTAAGGGATTGAAACGCGGCTCCGTCTTCACGACTAAAACAGCAGAAGATCGTTGCAACGAAGAGAAAACCCGCTAAGGGATTGAAACGTTTATCTTCCTCAGGTTCGAGTTCAAACCCAATTTGTTGCAACGAAGAGAAAACCCGCTAAGGGATTGAAACATTCCTCAGTTTTCGAGATTGGTTGGTGCTAGCCATGTTGCAACGAAGAGAAAACCCGCTAAGGGATTGAAACAATTCTCTCAGACTGTACTGTCGTTGTGAAGCGTCGTTGCAACGAAGAGAAAACCCGCTAAGGGATTGAAACCACGTTTGGTTGTCGGGCTGGCACGGTCAACCGCGTTGCAACGAAGAGAAAACCCGCTAAGGGATTGAAACCAGTCC from Haloquadratum walsbyi C23 harbors:
- the cas2 gene encoding CRISPR-associated endonuclease Cas2 codes for the protein MRLAITYDVSDDGNRRQVYQTLQRYGAWRQFSVFEVDITKAERVELENELEAKIEPNDGDRVRIYRLCKACQDKTTNLGMEPPDEQSNVL